Within the Cotesia glomerata isolate CgM1 linkage group LG6, MPM_Cglom_v2.3, whole genome shotgun sequence genome, the region tgaatttcagtatcattaaataaattttccataaaatttCTTCACGAGTGTGATGATActgatgataaataaaattgcttTCGAGCTTCTGACAATTCTTTACACCAGTTTCGCACTGTTGTAcatagtaatttaaaatttaatccaaaatgtattaaattacaacattaatatttaataataatagtaataataataataataatattaataataataatattaatagaatttaatataattgcAAAGGACAGTGCGGACGtttatagtaatattaatataaatattaataacctAATTGTAGTTTAACACGAttgactgataaaaaaaaaaaaaaaaaaaaaaaaaaacgattaagtagataaaataaaataattgtataaataaaatgcgTGTGATGGTTAGCGGCAACGGCAGAGTACGAGGAAGACGTCGCCGCCGGGGTGGTCTCGGCGGGGTTGGTGCGCTCGGTAGTGGCGATGGTTTGGCGGGCGGTCTTGGTAGATCTGACCCCTCGGGGATGCCTTCACGTTGGTACACTCTTTTGGCGCTTCCATTCCCCGACCAGCACCTCGGGCGCCGTGATCTCACTGCTCGTCGGACTGCTGATCACCCTTACTCTTTCAACCTCTCAGCGGCTCATCGCGCTGGCTATTTTTCTAATCCTTCTTTATAAGAAGgcccataaattttattttttattaattgaattaattttaatagaatcGCTGCCAATAagtttgaaaatcaaaaaaaaataatagttttaattgaaagtgaattaaaaaaaaaaaaaacaatacaaGTACCTAGATAATTATGCCATTACTATGACCCACTACCTAATCGCCCGACTACCGCCTTCTTCTACACACCATCACCAACTCAATATCAACGTCTCTTCTCGACACCATCAATTCAGTGTATACTGACGTGTTTTAGTCAAGGTAATTCATTAATTCCTGATGAAGAacaccacacacacacacacacatacgaTATTATGGTGGTCATacgttgataaaaaaaatttacttgatttaagataaaattttttgagataagaatatttttttaagagcttaatttaagtataaaaacttaaatttgcACTGATCttccttaaatattgacatttttaaagatataagctcatttcgatgttacacttatgaagagctttcatttgagtacccacatgcatttttgatatatttttcatatagacatatatatatatatatatatatatatatatatatatatatatatatatatatatatatatatatatatatatatatatatatatatatatatatatatatataaaatatatgaaaaattgatgtgggtactcaaatgaaagctctggatgaatgtaacatcggaatgagcttatatctttaaaaatgtcaatagttcacaagatacaaggtcagttcttaattattgacatttttaaagatataagctcattccgatgttacattcatcaagagctttcatttgagtacccacatgcatttttgatatatttttcatatatttatatatatatgatatatataaatatatgaaatatatgaaaaattgatgtgggtactcaaatgaaagctcttgatgaatgtaacatcgaaatgagtttatatcattaaaaatgttaatagttcacaagatacaaggtcgtttcttaattattgacatttttaaagatataagctcattccgatgttacattcatcaagagctttcatttgagtacccacatgcatttttgatatatttttcatatatacatatatatgatatatataaatatatgaaaaattgatgtgggtactcaaatgaaaggtcttgataagtgtaacatcgagatgagcttatatctttaaaaatgtcaatagttcacaagatatttgttaaattgcactgtactttcttgaatattgacgtttttaaagatataagctcatctcgatgttacactcgtcaagagctttcatttgagtacaaacatacattttcatatatttttcatatatacatatatataaatatatgaaatatatgaaaaattgatgtggatacttaaatgaaaggtctcaatgagtgtaacatcgggatgagcttatatctttaataatatcaataattcacgagatacaaggtaatttcttaattatatatctagagataaagtACTTTTgaatgcaacctaaatacttatcataataaatttatcaaaataatatatttaattcaataatttttcttttaaaccaaattaatttttttatcagtattaaaaaatctggcttatgatattaaaaaaattttcgaccaCCATTAATATCTATCAGTCAGGTGAAATGGAaactgtcaaaaaaaaatgcacattgtaattaataataaattattaatgaaataaacatgcacataaaaaattcttggtataaaaaaatagagatGGAAGTTGATGGCCTTATCCCATTTAAAACTCAcgcatttatatttattatcgcACTCTTTTTTTTCCACAATTGTTTAGCAGTAGGCTTGTATTTTTCTCAGCATATCGCACGCCGCACTTATACTGGAACTATCTGGAggcatttaaataaaatactttatttactattatatttaaaagtattatgtcttataaattgtaagacataataataaaatctgatatgtatctagagttagctattgttaattattatttttattattattattctaggTCTCGAGGAGGACGCAGCAAGCATTACAGACACCGCGCCTCACCAGATTGCAACACAGTAGCTAGCTTTGATAGCAGCTCATCAGAAAGTCGCGGGGGACTCAACAGATACTACCGGCAGGCGTGGGAAAACTTGCACGAGACAGCTGGACAGAAAGCAAACCCTCCACTGAGACGCAAAGACACTTTGGATGATCCTAATTACCGTGATAATTACCGCGGTAATGACAATAGCAACTCTACCACAGACGATACTGGTAACAAGCATTCAGATAAAAAAAGacatcaccatcatcatcatcatcatcacggATCGACGACGAATTCCGAGTGGCGACAGTCTCAGTCTCACCAccgatattaattttattaatttatcatacgTATCATATATATCATTTATGATTTAtgtatgataaaaatacttaGTTATAATatcggtaattatttacaagtggggtcaactcATGCTGGGccatactaaatttttttttttaaattgtttgtttttttatgaacaaaaaaaaatataatagaaattttacccaaaaacatgaaagccaaaattttttatgaaagttaattttaagaaaaattacggCATTCTCAAAACCGCGAgggaagttagccgacatctaaagatttttagaatttttttttattgaaaaaattattacaaaaaaatttttaaaaaaatttcatttgtaaaaaactttaaaaattggcagtgcaatttttaaaaaatatttttttgttatgatgataaatttagcagatatttaatcatttttagaattttttttaacaaataaattttggcaaaaaaaaatataaaaaaaattgacatgtagaaatttaaaaaaattaaaaatgcaatttttttaaaataattttttgcagcaaatttttttgttaaaaaaatttaaaaaattctctagtgactgctaactttaatgtcatttttttgttctaatttaattaattattaaaaaaaattaaaaacaattgaaaaaaaaatttaacatgtagaaaattttaaaaactaagtgcaattaaaaaaaaaaaaaacattttttagttataatttaataaatgaagcaaaatcgaaaaattaaaaatgtcggctaactttattattatcaatttttttcaacttttaaagGCAAAAAATCTAATGACATTAACTtgacaatattttaattttttttaacaaaaaaatttgtttcaaaaaattatttttaaaaaattgcatctttaatttttttttaaatttctacatgttaattttttttctaatttttttgcaataatttatttgtcaccaaaattcttaaaattattaaatatctgctaaattaattttcattaaaacacGACACTAAATTTAGCAGTTTCTTGaacatattttaattttttttaacaaaaaaatttgttccaaaaattatttttaaaaaatggcaatttttttttttcaatttttcgcaataatttattttttgccaaaattcttaaaattattaaaaatctgctaaattaattttcataaaaagctatcgaaatctttattatttattttttattacaattgcgccgtaaaaacaagctgaaaaaaaaaaaattaaaaaatgtttattttttacttatagtccaaaatggggttgactatatttgtaaataattaccataatatcaattaattaattaatatttttagtaacatcaattgataataatagttattactgataatgataaataattaacgttactgtaaataattttgagttCGTGTTACGGCTCAGGAATATTTTATCCTGATGGAAAACAtgccaaaaaataataatctatttATGTAATTCAAATACTAATAAGTTTTATccaagttaaatttattactttaaaaagaaaaaaattttttttaatatatctatcattttatttttataaaattaaattggatatttttttacgGCCATAATGGACACCTTGGCCTCACCTTTATCGGGATTTTAAGGAAAGGCTAATGCTGTCCatttgatcaaaaattaaattttttattttatgactgacaattttttacataaatttatatatatttgtattttttcgttttctgtataatttttaaaattattttaacatataaattttagttttaaaccTGGATGTATTTTATGTCAgagttaatatatttaataattattacaaaaaaatattttttttttattcactacTCTTCCAACatttatcaagacctttaattaaaaaaaaaataaaaatttttaattatagaagaaaataattgcaTTCTTCTAATTATCACTGAAACTCTTGATAttaactttatattttaaaactcactaacaattaataaatttttaattattttactttaaccAATCACGAATAATAGCTCCAACTTTTTGTCTAGCTTTAACTAAATCCGGAAGATCCGAAGGTGATGCTGGATACATATTAGCACAATGGGCAGTACCTAGAAAGtttattagataattaataactatttatgtAATTGTTGTATAATAAGATAATACTAGCAgcctgcagtcactatgtgactgtcgAGATTTACAGATTATGAATAAGGAAATCTTAgcttattgatttttttatattaatgacactttttaaataaaattgatttttttaagtgaaattaAGTGTCATTACAAAGGCCTTGACtagaatttgtgccttttcaaggtttcatatgaTTCTCTCCGAtggtcaatttattatgataaatatttggactgcatttgaaaatgctctctCTCTAGAtccataattaagaaatgaccttgtatctcgtgaactattgacatttttaaagatataagctcatcccgatgttgcactcatcaagacctttcatttgagtacccacatgcatatttcatatatttttcatatatacatatatataatatatataaatatatgaaaagttgatgtgggtactcaaattaaaactcttgatgagtgaaacattgggatgaacttatatctttaaaatcatcaataattaagaaatgaccttgtatcttatgaactattgacatttttaaagatataagctcatcctgatgttacattcatcaagacctttcatttgagtacccacatcaatttttcatatattttatatatttatatatatatgtatatatgaaaaatatatcaaaatgcatgtgggtactcaaatgaaagctcttgatgagtgtaacatcaatatgagcttatatcttaaaaaacatcaataattaagaaatgatcctgtatcttgtcaactactgacatttttaatgatataagctcattccgatgctACACtaattgagacctttcatttgagtacccacatcaatttttcatatattttatatatattatatatatatatgtatgtatatatgaaaaatatatcaaaaatgcatgtgggtactcaaatgaaagctcttgaagagtgtaacatcaatatgagcttatatctagaCCTTttcaatgatactaaatttaataaaaaaaactcataaattattgtcatacaacaagataataaaaatagcataCCATTAATATAAATCGCAGGAGTCAATGGATTAGAAGAGTTAGTAATTCCCAGCGCATGCCAAGGATCAATAGACCCGTGAACATAAACGACGTTAGACACTTCAATATGAAGTCCTCCGTAGAGAAGATTACTGCGTTCAACAGAAGACTCCAACAAGTGAATATTGTACCTAGGCCCAAAGACATCAGTGCACTGCTGGACAAAAAAGTCAACCGGGAACATCTCACTAAACAGCTCAGGCCTTGCAGTAGAAGTCTGGAAAAATCCGAACTCAGTACAAGTTTGGTAGAACCACTGGCGACCTCCCTGTGAAGATTCTGCCTTCCAGGAGACATTTCTAAGCTCGTCGATCATCTTCATGTATTTGTAGTCCAGGCAAGTCTCATTATTCGCTTTTAAGAGCAAATCATTAACAGCTCCCAGTCGCTCGATGGGAATTCCTTGTTTTTCATCAACCAACACGTCGCAAATAGTGTCTATAGTAACGTTTGCGGTCTTGGAGCTGTTACGGTTGTCCTTATTGTACTGAACTACCTCCGCAAAGTTACTCGCAATTGTTTCATACAGGTTCGCAATGTCGTTTTTCTTGGTAGCAGCTGGGTCCAGAGGGTCGCAGAGCTTGAAGATCTTCGATAAATCTTGCTGGCCGATACGGTGACGCAGCATCGCGTGGAACTGCTTATTTGCAGCGGCTATTGAATCCACACATACTTGACAGTGAGTTTTCAGCGAGTCTTCCACCACTGCGTAGTACTCTTGGAAGTCAATTTTTGCTAATAAGGGTCCGCTTGATGAAACTGCTCCATGGACCAGGTGAGGGTACTTCACTCGCATCCAAGCTGCTAATGACCCAGGGTATGACCCTCCGAAGACTATGAATTTAGTACCGGCTGGTATCTGGTGCAAGTGGGTCATTCCTTCTATGAAATAAGCCAAGTCTGCTAATGCTTGCTCTGATGTTAAGTAGACCAAGTTCTTGATGCTCAAATCTCtggattaattataatttatttattattaattttttggactaaaaatttcaaaaatttttaattaaaattaatttaacagatattttatgattttaagaatttttttaattaataaactacacggaaagaacatgatactgaaaaaaaaattttagatagtagctagtataatttagattacaatgagtataatccagatatcacgcagtataatctggatttttttttagctactatctaaaattttttttcactacagatatcactgagtataatctgggatgatatccagtgtcatcttgttttttcaaacaatttttcgaaattttttttgttaaataaaattaaaaaatgataaagcgACGGTTAACTCTAATATactgaaatttaataattatattcttcagtaaattattttataattaaattaaatgacaataaagttagccgacatttaaaaatttttaagaatttttttaattaataaattatggcaaaaaaattgacgcgtagaaattttaataaattaaaaaaattattttttggaatttttttgttaaataaaattaaaaaatggtcaagcaACTGTTAACTATaatgttatatatattaaaatttaataattatattcttcagtaaattattttataattaaattaaatgacaataaagttagctgacatttaaaaatttttagaattttttttattaaaaaaattattaaaaaactaattttttttttaattttatttgtgaaaaatttgaaaaactgtaattgcaattaaaaaaaaaatttttttagttcttattatctcactctgggagcagttgttgaactaataaaatatatggcaataaacaccctaaaatttttcaacgttttattgaaatatcaaaagaaatataacatattattgaataatattaaaaataatactgtgaATTACTGTGAACAAAAAGTCTTCATGTCAAT harbors:
- the LOC123267570 gene encoding putative serine protease K12H4.7, with translation MKYLLVLCLLIFADGSSAWRRFFRGRSKDGLGTPNLSRNHTLADDLWFQQELDHFDPTNTQTWHQRYFMNKQFFKPGGPVFIMIGGEGEASAKWMAEGQWIEYAKQFRALCFQLEHRFYGKSHPTQDLSIKNLVYLTSEQALADLAYFIEGMTHLHQIPAGTKFIVFGGSYPGSLAAWMRVKYPHLVHGAVSSSGPLLAKIDFQEYYAVVEDSLKTHCQVCVDSIAAANKQFHAMLRHRIGQQDLSKIFKLCDPLDPAATKKNDIANLYETIASNFAEVVQYNKDNRNSSKTANVTIDTICDVLVDEKQGIPIERLGAVNDLLLKANNETCLDYKYMKMIDELRNVSWKAESSQGGRQWFYQTCTEFGFFQTSTARPELFSEMFPVDFFVQQCTDVFGPRYNIHLLESSVERSNLLYGGLHIEVSNVVYVHGSIDPWHALGITNSSNPLTPAIYINGTAHCANMYPASPSDLPDLVKARQKVGAIIRDWLK